Proteins co-encoded in one Pseudophryne corroboree isolate aPseCor3 chromosome 1, aPseCor3.hap2, whole genome shotgun sequence genomic window:
- the LOC134940616 gene encoding paraneoplastic antigen Ma2 homolog, with protein MAVARKEDIFRWCREKEINVESSFGLTGNLTDASEDSILNSVKFLYGVSDPCIVDKWKGLNGNITAVFINNKNLLDPVLLPSMVVVEGVPGWKVHVVWPEGQSSGTGTDIPCEDFGTGEPNLLVTGDTVIPPVADTEVPHQREDAPESQVETVVGKMVSHLERWHFEGGYRRLRIFSGITPIPAGEETYELWREAATQHSEEWQCPDHVKRQRVVESLRGPAMGVIQATRRSNPTATLKDYLEALDFSFGTMEDVGDLLAQLNHTYQDMGETLTHYVYRVDRLIYKIVDKGGIDKDTVDSRRLTQVLKGALTNNPVAQRLRCTMSAARAPTLNELVREVKLEEVQIENREKSIKKVKVVIPAKESPSMDERLLKLMEEQNKKLEQLIALQTVNTYNPVPIQGLDRGGRARRENRRPIICYSCGQAGHRSFECPMTGNGTWRNGSNSNSQRINVPLENSNGSAVNPSQAPQ; from the coding sequence ATGGCAGTAGCAAGAAAAGAAGATATCTTCCGTTGGTGTAGAGAAAAGGAGATAAATGTGGAAAGCAGCTTTGGATTAACTGGAAATTTGACTGATGCAAGTGAGGATAGTATTCTTAATTCAGTCAAGTTTCTGTATGGAGTCAGCGATCCATGTATTGTGGATAAATGGAAAGGGTTAAATGGTAATATCACTGCTGTGTTCATTAACAATAAGAACTTGCTAGACCCAGTGTTGCTTCCCAGTATGGTGGTAGTGGAAGGAGTACCTGGGTGGAAAGTACATGTGGTATGGCCGGAAGGGCAAAGCAGCGGGACCGGCACAGATATCCCGTGTGAAGACTTCGGTACTGGGGAGCCCAATCTATTAGTTACTGGGGACACCGTCATTCCACCAGTGGCTGATACTGAGGTACCCCATCAACGGGAAGATGCACCTGAGAGTCAAGTGGAGACGGTAGTGGGCAAAATGGTTAGTCATTTAGAAAGATGGCACTTCGAAGGGGGATATCGACGCCTTAGGATATTTTCCGGAATCACCCCTATTCCAGCGGGAGAGGAGACTTACGAATTGTGGAGGGAGGCGGCCACCCAACATTCAGAAGAATGGCAATGCCCTGACCATGTCAAACGCCAGAGGGTGGTGGAAAGTCTGCGGGGGCCAGCTATGGGAGTAATCCAAGCTACCCGACGAAGCAACCCAACCGCCACTTTGAAAGACTATCTGGAGGCATTGGACTTTTCTTTTGGCACCATGGAAGATGTAGGGGATTTGTTAGCTCAACTGAACCATACTTATCAAGATATGGGAGAAACCTTGACGCACTATGTGTACCGGGTAGATAGACTTATTTATAAAATAGTGGACAAAGGGGGCATCGATAAAGATACTGTGGATAGTCGAAGATTGACACAAGTACTAAAAGGAGCGTTGACTAACAATCCGGTAGCACAAAGATTAAGGTGCACCATGTCGGCTGCCCGGGCCCCTACGTTGAACGAACTAGTTAGAGAAGTGAAATTAGAGGAGGTACAAATTGAGAATAGGGAAAAATCCATCAAGAAGGTAAAAGTCGTGATACCAGCTAAGGAATCCCCCTCCATGGATGAAAGGTTGTTGAAGCTCATGGAAGAACAGAATAAGAAACTGGAACAGTTAATAGCCCTTCAGACTGTTAATACCTATAATCCGGTGCCTATACAGGGATTGGATCGGGGAGGGAGGGCCAGAAGAGAGAACCGCCGTCCCATAATTTGCTATAGCTGTGGACAAGCTGGCCACCGGTCATTCGAATGCCCGATGACCGGAAACGGCACCTGGAGGAATGGAAGTAACAGCAACTCTCAGAGGATAAATGTACCGTTGGAAAACTCCAACGGGAGtgctgtgaacccctcacaggctccccagtgA